Proteins from one Streptomyces genisteinicus genomic window:
- a CDS encoding type I polyketide synthase — MVPGKSPKVGETSMALEKPDIVGALRKSLKETERLRRENRQLLDRAAEPLAIVGMACRFPGGVASPEDLWSLVAEGRMGFSEFPADRGWDLENLYDPDPDHPGTAYTRHGGFLDDMAEFDAEFFGISPREALAMDPQQRLLLEGAWEAFEDAGIDPTTLKGSDTGVFCGLMFSDYQFVAGQSDRRPEIEGYLSIASSPSVASGRISYTFGFEGPAVTVDTVCSSSLVAIDVAAKSLRSKECSLAVVGGATTLARPSAFVEFSRQRALSPDGRCKAYAQAADGVGWAEGMGLLVLERLSDARRNGRRILAVVRGSAVNQDGASNGLTAPNGPSQERVIRQALAAAGLAPSDVDAVEGHGTGTPLGDPIEAEALLATYGQGRTDGPLWLGSVKSNFGHTQAAAGVAGVIKMVMAMRHETLPPTLGVDAPSPHVDWSSGEVALLTEARPWPAGERTRRAGVSSFGVSGTNAHVVLEEAPPAEAPEPAHTPAAGEDGTRAPRPVLVPLSARGDAALREAADRLRAHLIAHPELDHVDVGFAQATTRAHLEHRAVVVATDRGALLAGLGDLSAGEPSAHVAEGQIIGSGVKPVFVFPGQGAQWEGMAVELLDSSPVFAAEVAACGEALAEFVEWRLEDVLRGVPGAPSLERVDVVQPALFAVMVSLAALWRSYGVEPAAVVGHSQGEIAAAYVAGGLSLKDAARIVAVRSQLVRDRLAGRGGMMSVALPVAAAEELIAPCAGAVSVAAVNGPSSVVVAGDPAALDEIAARCESDGVRARRVNVDYASHTHHVEALEDDLLTALAPVEPTSGRVPFHSTVTGGFIDTATMDAGYWYRNLRARVGFAPAVAALVDKGMGCFVEASPHPVLTMAVEGTVESKDAAARVAVVGSLRRDEGGLHRFLLSVGRAHTAGVRVDWDAVYADTGAHRVDLPTYPFQRETYWLTPAARGGDVAAAGLDRMKHPVLAAAVQVADRDEWVFTGRLATDSQPWTRDHLVLGTVIVPGTAVVELVLAAGRRLGCELLDELVLEAPLTLDETTARHLRVTVGRPDDEGRRDVAVHSYTETGTGPDATREAVRHARGRLAADTDAQAPAFPTAWPPAGATESSADALYENLADAGLDYGPLFQGVQAVWRAGAEIYAEVSLPDGTATDGYTVHPALFDAALHPSMIDKDPASALDLPFSWTRVHCARPAPDRVRVRVAPAGDHAFRIDIADENGDTVVSAESLAVRPVDPAQLTRTGGEQNTLFQLEWTPVTTTPSTARVAVLGDLGAPGARFADLNALEAALAAGTAGADLVLAGIETPAGDDPAHAAGVVAERTLALAQRWLASEWVGEATLVAVTRGAVAVGDAPVDLAQAPAWGLLRSAQTEHPGRFVLLDTDGGTPPDFSALAELDEPQLAARGGALLAPRLARPAAGPAGSAAPAGHAWRLGSTRKGSLDNLTILPSDGERPLGVGEVRIAVRAAGVNFRDVLIALGMYPGDAPLGSEAAGVVLETGSAVTDLAPGDRVFGLVPDAFGPVAVADRRTIAPIPEGLTFTEAAAVPVVYLTAYYGLVDLAGLKPGEKLLVHAAAGGVGMAAVQLAHHFGAEVYATAGRPKWSAVRDLGVLPERIAGSRDLDFREALLEATGGTGVDIVLNSLAGEFVDATFDLLPRGGRFVEMGKTDIRDPEAVARTRPGIAYRSYDLMEAGPDRIQRMLTDIADLFARGKVLPSPIRAWDARRGREAFRHLREGRNIGKVVLTVPAPLDPEGTVLITGGTGGLGALFARHLVTAHGARHLLLVSRRGPAAEGAAALVADLETLGARVRVAACDVSDRTRTAALLDSLDRPLTAVVHTAGVLADGVIESLTPEQIRHVMRPKSDAAWYLHELTARMDLSAFVLFSSAAGLLGNAGQANYAAANATVDALAAHRQAAGLPTLSLAWGLWSDSTGMTGELDADDLARMERTGIGAIAGEQGLQLFDQALASDAALLAPVRLDLATLRTQARTGTLPALLRGLVRAPARRADTSRSLQRRLAGVPEAEREQLVLDLVRTQVASVLGHASAAAVEPDRAFKDLGFDSLAAVELRNRLAQVAGVRLPATLVFDHPTPVEAARRILAEVGGAVTGPPPSPLDEELQRLEALLIAVAGHEQQLAGAEPRLRSLSNRLRTLLSATGTTDDTDDGLEADLEADLDFVSDSEMFDLIDKELGSA; from the coding sequence ATGGTTCCAGGCAAGAGCCCGAAGGTGGGGGAGACCAGCATGGCCCTCGAGAAGCCCGACATCGTCGGAGCCCTGCGCAAGTCGCTGAAGGAGACGGAACGCCTCCGGCGCGAGAACCGGCAACTGCTCGACCGGGCGGCGGAGCCCCTGGCCATCGTCGGTATGGCCTGCCGCTTCCCCGGAGGCGTGGCCTCGCCCGAGGACCTGTGGTCGCTCGTCGCCGAAGGGCGGATGGGATTCTCCGAGTTCCCCGCCGACCGCGGCTGGGACCTGGAGAACCTCTACGACCCGGACCCGGACCACCCCGGCACCGCGTACACCCGCCACGGCGGATTCCTCGACGACATGGCCGAGTTCGATGCCGAGTTCTTCGGCATCAGCCCCCGTGAGGCGCTCGCCATGGACCCGCAGCAGCGGCTGCTCCTCGAAGGCGCGTGGGAGGCCTTCGAGGACGCGGGCATCGACCCGACCACGCTCAAGGGCAGCGACACCGGGGTCTTCTGCGGACTCATGTTCTCCGACTACCAGTTCGTCGCCGGGCAGAGCGACCGGAGGCCGGAGATCGAGGGCTACCTCTCCATCGCCTCCTCGCCCAGCGTCGCCTCCGGACGCATCAGCTACACCTTCGGCTTCGAGGGCCCCGCGGTCACCGTCGACACGGTCTGCTCCTCCTCGCTGGTGGCCATCGACGTCGCCGCCAAGTCCCTGCGCTCCAAGGAGTGCTCGCTCGCCGTCGTCGGCGGCGCGACCACGCTCGCCCGCCCCAGCGCCTTCGTCGAGTTCAGCCGCCAGCGCGCCCTCTCTCCCGACGGCCGCTGCAAGGCCTACGCCCAGGCCGCCGACGGCGTCGGCTGGGCCGAGGGCATGGGCCTGCTCGTCCTCGAACGGCTCTCCGACGCACGGCGCAACGGCCGCCGCATCCTCGCCGTCGTCCGCGGCAGCGCCGTCAACCAGGACGGCGCGAGCAACGGCCTCACCGCCCCCAACGGCCCCTCCCAGGAACGGGTGATCCGCCAGGCGCTGGCCGCCGCCGGCCTCGCCCCGTCCGATGTGGACGCCGTCGAGGGCCACGGCACCGGCACCCCGCTCGGCGACCCGATCGAGGCCGAGGCGCTGCTCGCCACCTACGGACAGGGCCGCACCGACGGCCCGCTCTGGCTCGGCTCGGTCAAGTCGAACTTCGGGCACACCCAGGCCGCCGCCGGTGTCGCCGGTGTCATCAAGATGGTCATGGCGATGCGCCACGAGACGCTTCCGCCCACCCTCGGCGTGGACGCCCCCTCCCCGCACGTGGACTGGTCCTCGGGGGAGGTCGCCCTGCTCACCGAGGCGCGCCCCTGGCCCGCCGGCGAGCGGACCCGGCGCGCCGGGGTCTCCTCGTTCGGCGTCAGCGGCACCAACGCCCACGTCGTCCTGGAGGAGGCCCCGCCGGCCGAAGCCCCCGAGCCGGCGCACACCCCGGCAGCCGGCGAGGACGGCACCCGCGCCCCGCGGCCCGTGCTCGTGCCGCTCTCCGCACGCGGCGACGCCGCCCTGCGCGAAGCCGCCGACCGGCTGCGCGCCCACCTGATCGCCCACCCCGAACTCGACCATGTGGACGTCGGGTTCGCCCAGGCGACCACCCGCGCCCACCTGGAGCACCGTGCCGTCGTCGTCGCCACCGACCGGGGCGCCCTGCTCGCCGGTCTCGGCGACCTGAGCGCGGGTGAGCCGTCCGCCCATGTGGCGGAGGGGCAGATCATCGGTTCCGGTGTGAAGCCGGTGTTCGTGTTCCCGGGGCAGGGGGCGCAGTGGGAGGGCATGGCGGTCGAGCTGCTGGATTCTTCGCCGGTGTTCGCGGCGGAGGTCGCGGCGTGCGGTGAGGCGCTGGCGGAGTTCGTGGAGTGGCGGCTGGAGGATGTGCTGCGGGGTGTGCCGGGGGCGCCGTCGCTGGAGCGTGTCGACGTGGTGCAGCCGGCGCTGTTCGCCGTCATGGTGTCGCTGGCGGCGTTGTGGCGTTCGTACGGTGTGGAGCCGGCGGCCGTCGTCGGGCATTCGCAGGGGGAGATCGCGGCCGCGTACGTGGCGGGTGGTCTGTCGCTGAAGGATGCGGCGCGGATCGTGGCGGTGCGCAGCCAGTTGGTGCGCGACCGGCTGGCGGGGCGTGGCGGGATGATGTCGGTGGCCCTGCCGGTGGCGGCTGCGGAGGAGCTGATCGCCCCCTGCGCGGGTGCGGTGTCGGTGGCGGCTGTGAACGGCCCCTCGTCCGTCGTGGTGGCGGGTGACCCGGCGGCGCTGGACGAGATCGCGGCCCGCTGCGAGAGCGACGGTGTGCGCGCCCGCCGCGTCAACGTCGACTACGCCTCCCACACCCACCACGTCGAAGCACTGGAGGACGACCTCCTCACCGCCCTCGCCCCCGTCGAACCCACCAGCGGCCGGGTGCCCTTCCACTCCACCGTCACCGGCGGCTTCATCGACACCGCGACGATGGACGCCGGCTACTGGTACCGCAACCTGCGCGCCCGGGTCGGCTTCGCACCCGCCGTCGCCGCCCTCGTCGACAAGGGCATGGGCTGCTTCGTCGAGGCGTCCCCCCACCCCGTCCTCACCATGGCGGTCGAAGGCACCGTCGAGAGCAAGGACGCCGCCGCACGCGTCGCCGTCGTCGGCTCCCTGCGCCGCGACGAGGGCGGACTGCACCGCTTCCTGCTCTCCGTCGGCCGGGCCCACACCGCCGGCGTACGCGTCGACTGGGACGCCGTCTACGCGGACACCGGCGCACACCGCGTCGACCTGCCCACCTACCCCTTCCAGCGCGAGACGTACTGGCTCACCCCCGCCGCCCGGGGCGGCGACGTCGCCGCCGCCGGGCTCGACCGGATGAAGCACCCCGTCCTCGCCGCCGCCGTCCAGGTCGCCGACCGCGACGAGTGGGTCTTCACCGGCCGCCTCGCCACCGACTCCCAGCCCTGGACCCGCGACCACCTCGTCCTCGGCACCGTGATCGTCCCCGGCACCGCCGTCGTCGAACTCGTCCTCGCCGCGGGCCGACGCCTCGGCTGCGAACTCCTCGACGAACTCGTCCTCGAAGCGCCGCTCACCCTCGACGAGACCACCGCACGGCACCTGCGCGTCACCGTGGGCCGCCCCGACGACGAAGGCCGCCGGGACGTCGCCGTCCACTCCTACACCGAGACGGGCACCGGCCCCGACGCCACCCGCGAAGCCGTCCGCCACGCCCGGGGCCGGCTCGCCGCCGACACGGATGCCCAGGCACCGGCCTTCCCCACGGCCTGGCCCCCCGCCGGCGCCACCGAGTCCTCGGCCGACGCCCTCTACGAGAACCTCGCCGACGCCGGACTCGACTACGGCCCCCTCTTCCAGGGCGTCCAGGCCGTGTGGCGCGCCGGAGCCGAGATCTACGCCGAGGTGTCCCTCCCGGACGGCACGGCCACCGACGGATACACCGTCCACCCGGCCCTCTTCGACGCCGCACTCCACCCCAGCATGATCGACAAGGACCCGGCGTCCGCCCTGGACCTGCCGTTCTCCTGGACCCGCGTCCACTGCGCCCGCCCCGCCCCGGACCGGGTCCGCGTCCGTGTCGCCCCCGCCGGCGACCACGCCTTCCGCATCGACATCGCCGACGAGAACGGCGACACCGTCGTCAGCGCCGAAAGCCTCGCCGTCCGCCCCGTCGACCCCGCACAGCTCACCCGCACGGGCGGTGAGCAGAACACCCTGTTCCAGCTGGAGTGGACCCCCGTCACCACCACCCCGTCCACGGCCCGCGTCGCCGTCCTCGGCGACCTGGGCGCCCCCGGCGCCCGCTTCGCCGACCTGAACGCCCTGGAGGCCGCCCTCGCCGCCGGCACCGCGGGCGCCGACCTGGTCCTCGCCGGGATCGAGACCCCCGCAGGCGACGACCCGGCCCACGCCGCGGGCGTCGTCGCCGAACGCACCCTCGCCCTCGCCCAGCGCTGGCTCGCCAGCGAATGGGTGGGCGAGGCCACCCTCGTCGCCGTCACCCGCGGCGCCGTCGCCGTCGGCGACGCACCCGTGGACCTCGCCCAGGCACCCGCCTGGGGCCTGCTGCGCAGCGCCCAGACCGAGCACCCCGGCCGCTTCGTCCTCCTCGACACCGACGGCGGCACCCCGCCGGACTTCAGCGCCCTCGCCGAGCTGGACGAACCGCAGCTCGCCGCACGCGGCGGCGCCCTGCTCGCGCCCCGACTCGCCCGGCCCGCCGCCGGACCCGCCGGCAGCGCCGCACCCGCCGGTCACGCCTGGCGGCTCGGCAGCACCCGCAAGGGCTCCCTGGACAACCTCACGATCCTGCCCTCCGACGGCGAACGCCCCCTCGGCGTGGGCGAGGTCCGCATCGCCGTCCGCGCCGCCGGCGTCAACTTCCGCGACGTCCTCATCGCCCTCGGCATGTACCCGGGCGACGCGCCCCTCGGCAGCGAGGCGGCGGGCGTCGTCCTCGAAACCGGCTCCGCCGTCACCGACCTCGCCCCCGGCGACCGCGTGTTCGGCCTGGTGCCGGACGCCTTCGGCCCCGTCGCCGTCGCCGACCGCAGGACCATCGCCCCCATCCCCGAGGGCCTCACCTTCACCGAGGCCGCCGCCGTCCCCGTCGTCTACCTCACCGCCTACTACGGACTCGTCGACCTGGCGGGCCTGAAGCCGGGCGAGAAGCTGCTCGTGCACGCCGCGGCCGGCGGCGTCGGCATGGCCGCCGTCCAGCTCGCCCACCACTTCGGCGCCGAGGTCTACGCCACCGCCGGCCGCCCCAAGTGGTCCGCCGTACGCGACCTCGGCGTCCTCCCCGAGCGCATCGCGGGCTCCCGCGACCTGGACTTCCGCGAAGCCCTCCTGGAAGCCACCGGCGGCACCGGCGTGGACATCGTCCTCAACTCCCTGGCAGGGGAGTTCGTCGACGCCACCTTCGACCTGCTGCCCCGCGGCGGCCGGTTCGTCGAGATGGGCAAGACCGACATCCGCGACCCGGAAGCCGTCGCCCGCACCCGCCCCGGCATCGCCTACCGCTCCTACGACCTGATGGAGGCGGGCCCGGACCGCATCCAGCGGATGCTCACCGACATCGCCGACCTGTTCGCCCGGGGCAAGGTCCTGCCCTCCCCGATCCGCGCCTGGGACGCCCGCCGCGGCCGGGAAGCCTTCCGCCACCTGCGCGAGGGCCGCAACATCGGCAAGGTCGTCCTCACCGTCCCCGCACCCCTCGACCCCGAGGGCACCGTCCTGATCACCGGTGGCACCGGCGGCCTCGGCGCCCTCTTCGCCCGCCACCTCGTCACCGCCCACGGCGCCCGCCACCTGCTCCTGGTCAGCCGCCGCGGACCGGCCGCCGAAGGCGCCGCCGCACTCGTCGCCGACCTGGAGACCCTCGGCGCCCGCGTCCGCGTCGCCGCCTGCGACGTCTCCGACCGCACACGGACCGCCGCCCTGCTCGACTCCCTCGACCGACCGCTCACCGCCGTCGTCCACACCGCCGGAGTCCTCGCCGACGGAGTCATCGAGTCGCTCACCCCCGAACAGATCCGGCACGTCATGCGGCCCAAGTCCGACGCCGCGTGGTACCTCCACGAGCTGACCGCCCGCATGGACCTGTCGGCGTTCGTCCTCTTCTCCTCGGCAGCCGGTCTCCTCGGCAACGCCGGCCAGGCCAACTACGCGGCCGCCAACGCCACCGTCGACGCGCTCGCCGCACACCGGCAGGCGGCCGGACTGCCCACCCTCTCCCTCGCCTGGGGCCTGTGGTCCGACTCCACCGGCATGACCGGCGAACTCGACGCCGACGACCTGGCCCGCATGGAACGCACCGGCATCGGCGCCATCGCCGGCGAGCAGGGCCTCCAGCTCTTCGACCAGGCCCTCGCGTCGGACGCGGCCCTGCTCGCCCCCGTCCGCCTGGACCTCGCCACCCTGCGCACGCAGGCCCGGACCGGCACCCTGCCCGCCCTGCTCCGCGGCCTCGTCCGCGCACCCGCCCGCCGCGCCGACACCTCGCGCTCCCTGCAACGCCGGCTCGCCGGCGTCCCGGAGGCCGAGCGCGAGCAGCTCGTCCTGGACCTGGTGCGCACCCAGGTCGCCTCCGTCCTCGGCCACGCGTCCGCCGCCGCCGTCGAACCGGACCGCGCCTTCAAGGATCTCGGCTTCGACTCCCTCGCCGCGGTCGAACTCCGCAACCGGCTCGCCCAGGTCGCCGGTGTACGGCTGCCCGCCACCCTCGTCTTCGACCATCCGACCCCCGTCGAGGCCGCCCGGCGCATCCTCGCCGAAGTCGGGGGCGCCGTCACCGGCCCACCCCCCTCGCCGCTCGACGAGGAACTCCAGCGGCTCGAAGCACTCCTGATCGCCGTGGCCGGCCACGAGCAGCAGCTCGCCGGCGCCGAGCCCCGCCTGCGCTCGCTCAGCAACCGGCTGCGGACCCTGCTCAGCGCCACGGGCACCACCGACGACACCGACGACGGCCTCGAGGCCGACCTCGAGGCCGACCTCGACTTCGTCTCCGACAGCGAAATGTTCGACCTGATCGACAAGGAGCTCGGTTCCGCATGA